In a genomic window of Streptomyces pristinaespiralis:
- a CDS encoding GNAT family N-acetyltransferase — MTIAPLPTPPSDSAVDAWHTVVRAAHLHDLPGHVPPPGRVETEGKLRTSSVNGRTVHHVAVAADGSYDGVASVVLFGDGNNQHTAFLDQLAVHPRARRRGVGTLLWAAVRDDLAADGRTSVSTMIELDGPGERFASRHGFDNALRMAWYVQKLEDAPDAHAVRPTLPDGYAYAHWTGVVPDGLADAFAGAHNAMEDAPMGDVDQSVPKWDAARVRAAARVIEDRGGVILSAAVVHTADGADTVAAYTELVLRDPSDVRAMQYDTVVVPAHRGRGLGLAVKRHMMGVVATEWPAVRETATTVADDNGPMLKVNEQLGYRREREIAYFQTKL; from the coding sequence ATGACGATCGCCCCCCTCCCCACGCCGCCCTCCGACTCCGCCGTGGACGCCTGGCACACCGTGGTCCGCGCCGCGCACCTCCACGACCTTCCCGGGCACGTGCCCCCGCCGGGCCGGGTGGAGACCGAGGGGAAGCTGCGGACCTCGTCGGTGAACGGCCGGACCGTCCACCACGTGGCCGTGGCGGCCGACGGCTCGTACGACGGCGTGGCCTCGGTGGTGCTCTTCGGTGACGGGAACAATCAGCACACCGCGTTCCTCGACCAGTTGGCCGTCCACCCGAGGGCCAGACGCCGCGGGGTCGGGACCCTGCTCTGGGCGGCCGTACGCGACGATCTCGCCGCGGACGGCCGCACCTCCGTCTCCACGATGATCGAACTCGACGGGCCCGGCGAGCGGTTCGCCTCCCGCCACGGCTTCGACAACGCCCTTCGGATGGCCTGGTACGTGCAGAAGCTCGAGGACGCGCCGGACGCCCACGCGGTGCGGCCCACCCTCCCTGACGGGTACGCCTACGCCCACTGGACCGGTGTCGTGCCCGACGGGCTCGCCGACGCCTTCGCCGGGGCCCACAACGCCATGGAGGACGCGCCGATGGGGGACGTGGACCAGTCCGTGCCCAAGTGGGACGCGGCACGGGTACGGGCCGCCGCCCGCGTGATCGAGGACCGCGGCGGCGTCATACTCTCCGCGGCCGTCGTGCACACGGCCGACGGCGCCGACACCGTCGCCGCCTACACCGAACTGGTGCTGCGCGACCCGTCCGACGTCCGGGCCATGCAGTACGACACGGTCGTCGTGCCCGCTCACCGGGGCCGCGGTCTCGGCCTGGCCGTCAAGCGCCACATGATGGGCGTCGTGGCCACCGAGTGGCCCGCCGTACGCGAGACGGCCACGACCGTCGCCGACGACAACGGCCCGATGCTGAAGGTCAACGAACAGCTCGGCTACCGGCGCGAACGTGAGATCGCGTACTTCCAGACCAAGCTGTGA
- the abc-f gene encoding ribosomal protection-like ABC-F family protein, producing the protein MRERARLTMKDVSKAYDGRAVLDQVSLTVRPGERACVIGENGSGKSTLLRLMAGEEAPDTGVITISAPGGTGHLDQTLERTLGLGPGHTVGDAVDTALAELRDLERRMRQAEASLADADEDGLAAYGELLTAFEERGGYEADARTDAALHALGLGGLPPGRRLGSLSGGEQSRLSLACVLAASPELLLLDEPTNHLDRQATEWLEEQLRGHRGTVVAVTHDRAFLERVATTILEVDRDTRAVHRHGDGWAGHRAAKAAARRRREQEYEQWLDELARTRELVAASGQRLAATGKDPRQGFGKHRRSHEAKLSGRVRAARQRLERLEREPVAAPVPPLRFTARPRTSGRSGLLAELTDIGVGDRLRLAGLRLEPGQRLLVTGPNGAGKTTLLRVLAGELRPDEGTVRHGERVTICHLAQELPAAPPRGPLLSAYAAGRPGPPEEFADELLGLGLFREVDLDVPVPALSVGQQRRLQLARLLASPADLLVLDEPTNHMAPDLMEELEEALAAYEGAVVAVSHDRRFCDAFTGDRLELRAGRAVEHGGTAGQDGGTASS; encoded by the coding sequence ATGCGCGAACGCGCCCGACTGACCATGAAAGACGTCTCCAAGGCCTACGACGGCCGTGCCGTCCTCGATCAGGTGTCGCTGACCGTGCGGCCCGGTGAACGCGCCTGCGTCATCGGTGAGAACGGCTCCGGCAAGTCGACACTTCTGCGGCTCATGGCCGGTGAGGAGGCACCCGACACCGGTGTGATCACGATCAGCGCGCCCGGCGGCACCGGGCATCTCGACCAGACCCTCGAGCGGACGCTCGGGCTCGGCCCCGGCCACACCGTCGGGGACGCCGTCGACACGGCGCTCGCCGAACTGCGCGACCTCGAACGGAGGATGCGGCAGGCGGAGGCGTCCCTCGCCGACGCGGACGAGGACGGACTCGCCGCCTACGGGGAACTGCTCACGGCCTTCGAGGAGCGCGGCGGCTACGAGGCCGACGCACGGACCGACGCCGCCCTGCACGCGCTCGGCCTGGGCGGGCTGCCGCCCGGGCGGCGGCTCGGCTCCCTCTCCGGCGGGGAGCAGTCACGGCTCTCCCTGGCGTGTGTGCTGGCCGCCTCCCCCGAACTGCTGCTCCTCGACGAGCCGACCAACCATCTGGACCGGCAGGCCACCGAATGGCTCGAGGAGCAGCTGCGCGGCCACCGCGGCACGGTGGTGGCCGTCACCCACGACCGGGCCTTCCTCGAACGGGTCGCCACCACGATCCTCGAGGTCGACCGCGACACCCGCGCCGTTCACCGCCACGGCGACGGCTGGGCGGGCCACCGGGCGGCGAAGGCCGCCGCCCGCCGCCGCCGGGAGCAGGAGTACGAACAGTGGCTGGACGAACTGGCGCGTACGCGGGAGCTGGTGGCGGCTTCGGGACAGCGCCTGGCGGCGACGGGGAAGGATCCGCGTCAGGGCTTCGGCAAGCACCGCCGGTCGCACGAGGCGAAGCTGTCGGGCCGGGTCAGGGCGGCACGGCAGCGTCTCGAACGGCTCGAGCGGGAGCCGGTCGCCGCGCCGGTGCCGCCGCTGCGGTTCACCGCACGGCCGCGCACGTCGGGCCGCTCGGGGCTGCTCGCCGAGCTCACGGACATCGGGGTCGGTGACCGGCTGCGGCTCGCGGGTCTGCGGCTGGAGCCGGGGCAGCGGCTGCTGGTGACCGGCCCGAACGGCGCGGGCAAGACGACACTGCTGCGGGTGCTCGCCGGGGAACTGCGCCCGGACGAGGGCACGGTGCGGCACGGGGAGCGGGTCACGATCTGCCATCTCGCGCAGGAGCTGCCCGCGGCCCCGCCCCGCGGACCGCTGCTGTCGGCCTATGCGGCGGGCCGGCCGGGTCCGCCGGAGGAGTTCGCCGACGAGTTGCTCGGCCTGGGCCTGTTCCGCGAGGTGGATCTGGACGTACCGGTCCCCGCGCTGTCCGTGGGTCAGCAGCGGCGGCTCCAACTGGCCCGCCTGCTGGCGTCACCGGCCGATCTGCTCGTTCTGGACGAGCCGACGAACCACATGGCGCCCGACCTGATGGAGGAGCTGGAGGAGGCGCTGGCGGCGTACGAGGGCGCCGTGGTCGCGGTGTCCCACGACCGGCGCTTCTGCGACGCGTTCACCGGCGACCGGCTGGAGCTCCGCGCCGGCCGCGCGGTGGAGCACGGTGGCACCGCCGGCCAGGACGGAGGCACCGCCTCCTCCTGA
- a CDS encoding DUF5829 family protein, with the protein MTMVLVLALAGAVGGLTGPALADEGPPPADRQLLFYNHAYGVLDRETADAVEHSGYLRDFANFQVRTTTGADGRTWTGRYLMGRETYLELFGEGDLPGQDGTSGAAGLGLSTERAGDLATVTGRLRDQGVEPVEFRQTRDFGDGVPVPWFDAVFTTTTYDAFGAWGMEYLPEYFADPRGNTEPASYPGDVGRERYLSDDYQDRLMRDVTYVHLGVTETDLGNTVPLLRAGGFVVRPVPGGVLAVRGGTTLRLDSVPRDRAGLRQVGMSLNRSVDHRHEERIGRSTLVVGPGSHAVWTFGGTP; encoded by the coding sequence ATGACCATGGTCCTCGTGCTGGCCCTCGCGGGGGCGGTCGGGGGCCTCACGGGGCCGGCGCTGGCCGATGAGGGCCCGCCGCCGGCCGATCGGCAGTTGCTCTTCTACAACCACGCCTACGGGGTGCTCGACCGGGAGACCGCCGACGCCGTCGAGCACTCCGGGTATCTGCGCGACTTCGCCAACTTCCAGGTCCGCACCACGACCGGGGCCGACGGGCGGACCTGGACCGGTCGCTATCTGATGGGGCGCGAGACCTATCTCGAACTCTTCGGGGAGGGCGACCTGCCCGGCCAGGACGGCACTTCGGGCGCCGCCGGGCTGGGGCTGTCGACCGAGCGGGCCGGTGACCTGGCCACGGTGACCGGGCGGCTGCGCGACCAGGGCGTCGAACCGGTGGAGTTCCGGCAGACCCGGGACTTCGGCGACGGTGTGCCGGTGCCGTGGTTCGACGCCGTGTTCACCACCACCACGTACGACGCCTTCGGCGCCTGGGGGATGGAGTACCTGCCGGAGTACTTCGCCGACCCGCGCGGCAACACCGAGCCGGCCTCCTACCCCGGTGACGTCGGCCGCGAGCGCTATCTGTCCGACGACTACCAGGACCGCCTGATGCGCGACGTGACCTACGTCCACCTCGGGGTCACGGAGACGGACCTCGGGAACACGGTGCCGCTGCTGCGGGCCGGCGGGTTCGTCGTCCGGCCCGTGCCCGGCGGTGTCCTCGCGGTGCGGGGCGGCACCACGCTGCGGCTCGACTCCGTGCCGCGGGACCGGGCGGGTCTGCGTCAGGTCGGTATGTCGCTCAACCGGTCCGTGGATCACCGGCACGAGGAGCGGATCGGCCGTTCCACCCTCGTCGTCGGGCCGGGCTCCCACGCCGTGTGGACCTTCGGCGGGACGCCGTAG
- the ilvA gene encoding threonine ammonia-lyase, translating into MSFRTPEIPSVILDDIRGAQKMLSGVARVTAMEGSRHLSQLVGAPVHLKCENLQRTGSFKLRGAYVRIAGLRQEERAAGVVAASAGNHAQGVALASSLLGVRSTVFMPVGAPLPKVAATREYGADVRLQGQVVDETLAAAQEYARETGAVFIHPFDHPDIIAGQGTVGLEILEQCPEVRTILVGVGGGGLLAGIAVAVRALRPDVKLIGVQAEGAAAYPPSLAAGRPVSVERPSTMADGIKVGRPGDVPFKIIGDLVDEVRTVSEDALSSALLLCLERMKMVVEPAGASTVAALLSDPKSFEGPVVALLSGGNVDPLLMQRILRHGMAAAGRYLSLRLRLTDRPGALAGLLGLLSVADANVLDVSHVRTDPRLGLTEVEVELHLETKGPEHCEEVAATLRAAGYTVMG; encoded by the coding sequence ATGAGCTTCCGTACGCCCGAGATTCCTTCCGTGATCCTCGACGACATCCGAGGGGCGCAGAAGATGCTGTCCGGCGTCGCCAGAGTCACGGCGATGGAGGGCAGCAGGCATCTGTCGCAGCTGGTGGGGGCGCCTGTTCATCTCAAGTGCGAGAACCTCCAGCGCACCGGCTCCTTCAAGCTGCGCGGCGCGTACGTGCGGATCGCCGGCCTCCGGCAGGAGGAGCGGGCGGCAGGCGTCGTCGCCGCGTCGGCGGGCAACCACGCGCAGGGGGTGGCGCTGGCGTCGTCGCTGCTGGGGGTGCGCTCCACGGTGTTCATGCCGGTCGGGGCCCCGCTGCCGAAGGTCGCCGCGACCAGGGAGTACGGGGCCGATGTGCGTCTGCAGGGGCAGGTCGTCGACGAGACGCTGGCCGCGGCGCAGGAGTACGCGCGGGAGACGGGCGCCGTCTTCATCCACCCCTTCGACCACCCGGACATCATCGCCGGGCAGGGGACGGTGGGACTGGAGATCCTCGAGCAGTGCCCGGAGGTGCGGACGATCCTCGTCGGTGTCGGCGGGGGCGGGCTGCTCGCCGGGATCGCGGTAGCGGTGCGGGCGCTGCGGCCCGATGTGAAGCTGATCGGCGTCCAGGCCGAGGGTGCCGCCGCCTATCCGCCGTCACTGGCGGCGGGGCGTCCGGTGTCCGTGGAGCGGCCGTCGACGATGGCGGACGGCATCAAGGTGGGGCGGCCGGGCGATGTGCCCTTCAAAATCATTGGCGATCTTGTCGACGAGGTTCGTACGGTCTCCGAGGACGCGCTCTCCAGTGCGCTGCTGCTGTGTCTCGAGCGGATGAAGATGGTCGTCGAGCCGGCCGGCGCGAGCACGGTGGCGGCACTGCTGAGCGATCCGAAATCCTTCGAGGGCCCGGTCGTCGCCCTGCTGTCGGGCGGCAACGTGGACCCGCTGCTGATGCAGCGCATCCTCCGGCACGGCATGGCCGCGGCGGGCAGGTACCTGTCGCTGCGGCTGCGGCTGACGGACCGGCCGGGTGCTCTCGCCGGTCTTCTCGGCCTGTTGTCAGTGGCGGATGCCAATGTTCTCGATGTGAGCCATGTACGGACCGACCCCCGGCTCGGGCTCACGGAGGTGGAGGTGGAGCTGCACCTGGAGACGAAGGGGCCCGAGCACTGCGAGGAGGTCGCGGCGACCCTGCGCGCCGCGGGTTACACGGTCATGGGCTGA
- a CDS encoding DUF1059 domain-containing protein: protein MTRKVADCRNTPSVSGCTLTISGEEEEVVRAAVEHAVSVHEHTDSPELRQMVRDSLQDEKAHV from the coding sequence ATGACCAGGAAAGTCGCCGACTGCCGCAACACTCCCAGCGTCTCCGGATGCACCCTCACCATCAGCGGTGAGGAGGAGGAAGTCGTGCGGGCGGCCGTGGAGCACGCCGTCTCCGTGCACGAGCACACCGACAGCCCCGAGCTGAGGCAGATGGTGCGCGATTCGCTGCAGGACGAGAAGGCCCACGTCTGA
- a CDS encoding DUF1330 domain-containing protein → MTAYAVGNLQPAARLDDEVLDYMERIQSTLDPYEGRFLVHGATLEVREGEWPGALVVIGFPTLRQARDWYESPAYQELIPLRTRHMAGDIILVDGVAPGYDASATAARLRQAQEAVS, encoded by the coding sequence ATGACCGCGTACGCCGTCGGCAACCTGCAGCCCGCCGCCCGCCTCGATGACGAGGTCCTCGACTACATGGAGCGCATCCAGTCGACCCTCGACCCCTACGAAGGCCGCTTCCTCGTCCACGGCGCGACCCTCGAGGTACGCGAGGGCGAGTGGCCCGGCGCGCTGGTCGTCATCGGCTTCCCGACGCTGCGTCAGGCGCGCGACTGGTACGAGTCGCCCGCCTACCAGGAGCTGATACCGCTGCGCACCCGCCACATGGCGGGCGACATCATCCTCGTCGACGGAGTCGCCCCCGGATACGACGCCTCGGCCACGGCGGCCCGCCTGCGCCAGGCGCAGGAGGCGGTCTCCTGA
- a CDS encoding MarR family winged helix-turn-helix transcriptional regulator — protein sequence MTTTASASRGTSPEPAGGPGLLDALQHQVAVFARRAEQTRLGGVGQVRNSMDRAAYLLLNRLDLEGPMGVKALAAGMGIDSSTVTRQVAPLVDSGLVKRTSHPEDGRAVVLQLSPRGRAKLEEVRDSRRELMAQVTDGWTESERESFCTLLTRFNTALSARQAGLPAAETETPQTS from the coding sequence ATGACGACCACTGCGTCTGCCTCTCGGGGGACCTCCCCCGAACCCGCCGGCGGCCCCGGTCTCCTCGATGCCCTCCAGCACCAGGTGGCCGTGTTCGCACGCCGCGCGGAACAGACACGGCTCGGCGGAGTCGGCCAGGTCCGCAACTCGATGGACCGTGCCGCGTACCTGCTGCTCAACCGCCTGGACCTCGAAGGTCCGATGGGCGTGAAGGCACTGGCCGCCGGCATGGGGATCGATTCCTCGACCGTCACCAGGCAGGTGGCGCCGCTCGTCGACAGCGGCCTGGTCAAACGCACCTCCCACCCGGAGGACGGCCGTGCGGTCGTGCTCCAGCTGTCCCCGCGCGGCCGGGCCAAGCTCGAAGAGGTCCGCGACTCTCGCCGCGAACTGATGGCCCAGGTGACGGACGGCTGGACGGAGAGCGAGCGGGAATCGTTCTGCACTCTGCTCACCCGTTTCAACACGGCCCTCTCCGCCCGCCAGGCCGGCCTTCCCGCCGCTGAGACGGAGACGCCGCAGACCTCTTGA
- a CDS encoding DoxX family protein — protein MSTAQAVVTVLAAAMVGFSAVSVFLRTQWVVRPMADYGVPMTWLPWLGTAKAAGAVGLLAGLFVPVVGVLAGAGLVLYFTGAVATVVRARWYAHIPFPLVYAAPVVAALALGQAA, from the coding sequence ATGTCCACCGCCCAAGCCGTCGTCACCGTCCTGGCCGCCGCCATGGTGGGATTCTCGGCCGTCTCCGTCTTCCTGCGCACCCAATGGGTCGTGCGGCCCATGGCCGACTACGGCGTCCCCATGACCTGGCTGCCCTGGCTCGGCACGGCCAAGGCGGCCGGGGCCGTGGGCCTGCTCGCGGGCCTGTTCGTGCCGGTCGTCGGCGTCCTGGCCGGGGCCGGGCTGGTGCTGTACTTCACCGGGGCCGTCGCCACCGTGGTCCGGGCGCGCTGGTACGCGCACATCCCGTTCCCGCTGGTGTACGCGGCCCCGGTGGTCGCGGCACTGGCACTCGGGCAGGCCGCCTGA
- the msrA gene encoding peptide-methionine (S)-S-oxide reductase MsrA produces MLFGRTPVLPTPEQALKGRPEPTFTVPDRHTVLGNPLLGPYPEHLEIADFALGCFWGAERKFWQTPGVWTTLVGYQGGYTQNPTYEEACSGLTGHTEAVRVVFDPSVVPYESLLKLFWESHNPTQGFRQGNDVGTQYRSAIHTHSPAQATAAAASRDAYQKVLTGSGYGTITTEILPAEGRPFYPAEAYHQQYLDKNPAGYCGIGGTGVSCPIGVARAEG; encoded by the coding sequence ATGCTCTTCGGCCGTACGCCCGTGCTGCCCACCCCCGAGCAGGCCCTCAAGGGCCGCCCGGAGCCGACCTTCACGGTCCCCGACCGTCACACCGTCCTCGGCAACCCCCTGCTCGGCCCCTACCCGGAGCACCTGGAGATCGCGGACTTCGCGCTCGGCTGCTTCTGGGGTGCGGAGCGCAAGTTCTGGCAGACGCCGGGTGTGTGGACGACGCTCGTCGGCTACCAGGGCGGCTACACGCAGAACCCGACGTACGAGGAGGCCTGCTCGGGCCTGACCGGCCACACGGAGGCGGTCCGCGTCGTCTTCGACCCGTCGGTGGTTCCGTACGAGTCGCTGCTGAAGCTCTTCTGGGAGTCCCACAACCCGACCCAGGGCTTCCGCCAGGGCAACGACGTGGGCACCCAGTACCGCTCGGCCATCCACACCCACTCCCCCGCCCAGGCCACGGCCGCGGCGGCGTCCCGCGACGCCTACCAGAAGGTCCTGACGGGCTCCGGCTACGGCACGATCACCACGGAGATCCTCCCGGCGGAGGGCCGGCCCTTCTATCCGGCCGAGGCCTACCACCAGCAGTACCTGGACAAGAACCCGGCCGGCTACTGCGGCATCGGCGGTACGGGCGTCTCCTGCCCGATCGGTGTGGCACGCGCCGAGGGCTGA
- a CDS encoding cystathionine gamma-synthase, protein MSDQHSFHSFETRAIHAGNTADPLTGAVVPPIYQVSTYKQDGVGGLRGGYEYSRSANPTRTALEENLAAIEGGRRGLAFASGLAAEDCLLRTLLRPGDHVVIPNDAYGGTFRLFAKVVERWGVDFSVADTSDPSAVRASVTDRTKVIWVETPSNPLLGITDIAAVADIARTAGAKLVVDNTFASPYLQQPIALGADVVVHSLTKYMGGHSDVVGGGLIAADAELGEELAYHQNAMGAVAGPFDAWLVLRGIKTLPVRMDRHSENATRVAEMLTSHPKVTQVLYPGLPEHPGHEVAAKQMRAFGGMVSFRVQGGEQAAVEVCNRAKLFTLGESLGGVESLIEHPGRMTHASVVGSALEVPADLVRLSVGIEAADDLLADLQQALG, encoded by the coding sequence ATGAGCGACCAGCACAGCTTCCACAGCTTCGAGACCCGCGCCATCCATGCGGGCAACACCGCGGACCCGCTGACCGGCGCGGTCGTACCGCCCATCTATCAGGTGTCCACCTACAAGCAGGACGGCGTGGGCGGTCTGCGCGGCGGTTACGAGTACAGCCGCAGCGCCAACCCGACGCGCACCGCGCTGGAGGAGAACCTCGCCGCGATCGAGGGCGGACGCCGGGGTCTGGCCTTCGCCTCCGGGCTCGCGGCCGAGGACTGCCTGCTGCGTACGCTGCTGCGCCCCGGCGACCACGTGGTGATCCCGAACGACGCGTACGGCGGCACGTTCCGGCTCTTCGCCAAGGTGGTCGAGCGGTGGGGTGTCGACTTCTCCGTGGCCGACACCTCCGACCCGTCGGCGGTGCGCGCCTCGGTCACCGACCGTACGAAGGTGATCTGGGTCGAGACGCCGTCGAACCCGCTGCTCGGCATCACCGACATCGCGGCCGTCGCGGACATCGCCCGCACGGCGGGCGCGAAGCTCGTCGTCGACAACACCTTCGCCAGCCCGTACCTCCAGCAGCCGATCGCGCTCGGCGCCGACGTCGTCGTGCACTCGCTGACCAAGTACATGGGCGGTCACTCGGACGTCGTGGGCGGTGGGCTGATCGCCGCGGACGCCGAGCTGGGCGAGGAGCTGGCGTACCACCAGAACGCGATGGGCGCGGTCGCCGGCCCGTTCGACGCGTGGCTGGTGCTGCGCGGCATCAAGACGCTGCCGGTGCGCATGGACCGCCACAGCGAGAACGCGACACGGGTCGCGGAGATGCTCACCAGCCACCCGAAGGTCACCCAGGTCCTCTACCCGGGTCTGCCGGAGCACCCGGGTCACGAGGTCGCGGCGAAGCAGATGCGGGCGTTCGGCGGCATGGTCTCGTTCCGTGTGCAGGGCGGCGAGCAGGCGGCGGTCGAGGTCTGCAACCGGGCGAAGCTGTTCACGCTGGGCGAGTCGCTGGGCGGTGTGGAGTCGCTGATCGAGCACCCGGGCCGGATGACGCACGCGTCCGTCGTGGGCTCCGCCCTGGAGGTGCCGGCGGATCTGGTCCGTCTCTCCGTGGGCATCGAGGCGGCGGACGACCTGCTCGCCGATCTCCAGCAGGCGCTGGGCTGA
- a CDS encoding helix-turn-helix domain-containing protein produces the protein MSSHETNRARVVPLRPAAAPAPGGPVPAPGQAPREPLWRDVVGAVLRRERLAQDRTLKDVADAARISVPYLSELERGRKEASSEILAATAHALGFGLADLLALSHRELVRPARSTTARSTTARFGRTVGAARQGDVRLAA, from the coding sequence GTGAGCAGCCACGAGACGAACCGAGCCCGTGTCGTTCCCCTGCGCCCGGCCGCGGCACCCGCCCCCGGCGGGCCGGTACCGGCACCGGGGCAGGCGCCCAGGGAGCCGCTGTGGCGGGATGTCGTCGGCGCGGTCCTGCGCCGTGAGCGGCTGGCGCAGGACCGCACCCTGAAGGACGTGGCGGACGCCGCCCGGATCTCGGTGCCCTACCTCTCCGAGCTCGAACGCGGCCGCAAGGAGGCATCCTCCGAGATCCTCGCCGCCACCGCGCACGCCCTCGGCTTCGGCCTCGCGGACCTGCTGGCCCTGTCCCACCGCGAGCTCGTCCGCCCGGCCCGCTCCACCACGGCCCGCTCCACCACGGCCCGGTTCGGCCGGACCGTGGGGGCGGCACGGCAGGGCGACGTGCGCCTCGCCGCGTGA
- a CDS encoding daunorubicin resistance protein DrrA family ABC transporter ATP-binding protein: MPGAIYAEGLVKTFGDVRALDGVDLDVPEGTVLGLLGPNGAGKTTTVRVLTTLLQPDSGSAVVAGIDVLKHPNEVRRSIGLSGQFAAVDEYLTGRENLQMVGQLYQMSARDAKARAGQLLERFNLADAADRPAKTYSGGMRRRLDLAAALVVSPPVMFMDEPTTGLDPRNRQQLWEVIQELVGGGTTLLLTTQYLEEADHLADDICVVDHGKVIARGTSDQLKARTGGERVEVVVHEPDQITPAREVLAGYGKGEVAVAEHTRKLTVPVTGGAKLLAEVIRDLDTRGVEIDDIGLRRPTLDDVFISLTGHAAEAAEGNGDAGREDAAGPSARKEGAK; the protein is encoded by the coding sequence ATGCCAGGCGCCATCTACGCCGAAGGTCTGGTCAAGACCTTCGGCGACGTAAGGGCACTGGACGGCGTCGATCTCGACGTCCCCGAAGGCACGGTCCTCGGACTTCTCGGCCCGAACGGCGCCGGCAAGACCACCACCGTGCGCGTACTGACCACTCTCCTCCAGCCGGACAGCGGCTCCGCCGTCGTCGCCGGCATCGATGTCCTCAAGCACCCCAACGAGGTGCGCAGGTCCATCGGCCTCTCGGGCCAGTTCGCCGCCGTCGACGAGTACCTGACCGGCCGGGAGAACCTCCAGATGGTCGGGCAGCTCTACCAGATGAGCGCCAGGGACGCGAAGGCACGCGCAGGTCAGCTGCTCGAGCGGTTCAACCTGGCGGATGCCGCCGACCGCCCCGCCAAGACCTACTCCGGCGGTATGCGCCGCAGGCTCGACCTCGCCGCGGCCCTGGTCGTCTCCCCGCCCGTGATGTTCATGGACGAGCCGACCACCGGCCTCGACCCGCGCAACCGGCAGCAGCTGTGGGAGGTCATCCAGGAGCTCGTCGGCGGCGGTACGACACTGCTGCTGACCACGCAGTATCTGGAGGAGGCGGACCACCTCGCCGACGACATCTGCGTCGTCGACCACGGCAAGGTCATCGCCCGCGGCACCTCCGACCAGCTCAAGGCCCGCACCGGCGGCGAGCGCGTCGAGGTCGTCGTCCACGAGCCCGACCAGATCACCCCCGCCCGCGAGGTCCTCGCCGGCTACGGCAAGGGCGAGGTCGCCGTCGCCGAGCACACCCGCAAGCTCACGGTCCCGGTCACCGGCGGCGCCAAGCTGCTCGCCGAGGTCATCCGCGACCTCGACACCCGCGGCGTCGAGATCGACGACATCGGCCTGCGCCGCCCCACCCTCGACGACGTCTTCATCTCGCTCACCGGCCACGCGGCGGAGGCCGCGGAGGGCAACGGCGACGCAGGGCGAGAAGACGCCGCAGGCCCCAGCGCCAGGAAGGAGGGCGCGAAGTGA
- a CDS encoding sigma factor-like helix-turn-helix DNA-binding protein, whose amino-acid sequence MDRRRAREFDAFVAGASSRLLHAATLLTAEPPTANPLAQRLLTGALARTYARWDRLRGEDPYNRTRQELALRFARSAWRYHRVRGGVLDRLTPQERLILVLRLYEGVEEEQTAAIIGLPADRVRAICSRAVSAMRSARRAPGRPLLRTAS is encoded by the coding sequence ATGGACCGCCGTCGCGCCCGTGAGTTCGATGCCTTCGTGGCGGGCGCGTCGAGCCGACTGCTGCACGCCGCGACCCTGCTCACCGCCGAGCCCCCGACCGCCAATCCGCTGGCACAGCGGCTGCTGACCGGTGCCCTGGCCCGCACCTACGCGCGCTGGGACCGGCTGCGCGGCGAGGACCCGTACAACCGCACCCGCCAGGAACTCGCCCTCCGCTTCGCCCGCAGCGCCTGGCGCTACCACCGGGTGCGTGGCGGGGTGCTCGACCGCCTCACCCCGCAGGAACGCCTGATCCTCGTGCTGCGCCTGTACGAGGGGGTCGAGGAGGAGCAGACGGCCGCGATCATCGGACTTCCCGCGGACCGGGTGCGGGCCATCTGCAGCCGTGCCGTATCCGCCATGCGCAGCGCCCGCCGGGCCCCCGGCCGCCCGCTTTTGAGGACGGCGTCATGA